One genomic segment of Vibrio sp. SCSIO 43136 includes these proteins:
- the rpmA gene encoding 50S ribosomal protein L27, with translation MAHKKAGGSTRNGRDSESKRLGVKRFGGESVLAGNIIVRQRGTKFHAGNNVGIGKDHTLFALSDGKVKFEVKGPKNRKFVSIDAE, from the coding sequence ATGGCACACAAAAAAGCTGGTGGTTCTACTCGTAACGGCCGCGATTCAGAAAGTAAACGTCTTGGTGTAAAGCGCTTTGGCGGTGAATCTGTACTAGCAGGTAACATCATCGTTCGTCAACGTGGTACTAAGTTCCACGCTGGTAACAACGTTGGTATCGGTAAAGACCACACTCTATTCGCTCTATCTGACGGTAAAGTGAAGTTCGAAGTTAAAGGTCCTAAGAACCGTAAGTTCGTAAGCATCGACGCTGAGTAA
- the rplU gene encoding 50S ribosomal protein L21: protein MYAVFQSGGKQHRVSEGQTLRLEKLDVETGATVEFDKVLLVANGEEIAVGAPLVEGGKVTAEVVKHGRGDKVKIVKFRRRKHSRKQQGHRQWFTEVKITGINA, encoded by the coding sequence ATGTACGCTGTTTTCCAATCTGGTGGTAAACAACACCGTGTAAGCGAAGGTCAAACTCTTCGTTTAGAAAAATTAGACGTTGAAACAGGCGCAACTGTTGAATTCGACAAAGTTCTTCTTGTAGCTAACGGCGAAGAAATCGCTGTTGGTGCTCCTCTAGTAGAGGGCGGCAAGGTAACTGCTGAAGTGGTTAAGCACGGTCGTGGCGATAAAGTTAAAATCGTTAAGTTCCGTCGTCGTAAGCACTCTCGTAAGCAACAAGGTCACCGTCAGTGGTTCACGGAAGTGAAAATCACTGGTATCAACGCTTAA